In Sphingomonas sp. KC8, the sequence TGTCCATTTCGGCGAAGGTGTGGCCGATCAGGTCCTGCACGCCGTCGAAATTGGGGATGCCCTTGAACATGTACTGCGCCGGCATCTTGAATGCCTCGCGGCTTTCCTTGTCCTTCAGCAGCGGCAGGAAGGCGGTGTACCATTCCTCGTTGGTCGCGCTGACGGGCACGTTCAACATCAAGTCGACGACACGGATGTCCGTGGGAAATGCCATGGCAATTCTCTCCTGGGATATGGTTTACGCCAACCTGTCCATGAAGGGCAGGGTGGCGATAGCGTCGCGGTGGCGCAGCACCGCCGAATCGGGATCACGGCCGGTGAACATGCGGTAGGCCAGCAGCGCCAGCCATTCGGCGAGCACCTCTTCCTCCAGCCCCAGCGGTTTCAGCGATTTGGTGTGCCATGCCGCATAAGCGGTCATCGGCATTTCGCCTGCACCGACCGCCGCATAGCCCAGCATCAAGATCCGCGCCCGTTCGGGGGTGCGCGGTTCATTGGGTTCGGGCCAGCGATCGGTGACGAGAAATTCCAGATAGCGCTGATAGCCGGCGTGCACCTTGGCCAGGAATTCGGGGCTGACTTCGGACAAGGGCACCCATGCGCGGATCAGGCCGGGATTATGCAGATAATTGCCGGACTGAATGGCGTGGTGGACGCGCAGCTTTTCGAACAGGCGATCCGGGGCATCGGGGTCGAGCCGGGATTCGATATCCAGCAGCGGCGCCAGCATTTCGCCCGACAATTCGGCGGCGATTTCGCGCAGGTCGGTGAAATAGCGATAGAACAGGCCCGATGCGACCTGTGCCTCGTCGGTGATATCGGTCACGCGCGCCTTGCGATAGCCGACGCGGTTGAACACCACGCGCGCAGCTTCCTTGATTCGTTCGCGCGCCGCTTCGCCGCGCGATGTGCGCGGCACGCGCGCCGTTCGCGTTGCATCCGTCGTCTTGTTCTGTCGCGCCGACATGGCCTTAAATCCCGCTCCGCCAATTGGTCCGGGCCGCGGTCATGCGTCGTTGGCGCGATGCTGTCGACCGGAAGGGCAGGCGGCAAGGTGGCATGGAGCGTGCTGATGTCCGGTCGATGGTGGAGTTGACTGTGACGTTACATTCACTTTCGTGACAGGCAAGCCCGAAATCGCATCATGGATGATGCAAAGGAATCGTCGCGTTGCGATTTTGCGCCACGATCGGACGGGGCGATTGCCTAACATTCCGCGCAGCGCCAAAATCTCCGGCAAAAGGCACAGGAGAGTATTTTGACCGACAAGATCGTTCGTATCGGCGGCGCATCCGCATTCGCCATCGATAGCGCGCTGTCGGTGCCCCAGCTGCTGACGGTGCCGCGACTCGATTATCTGATCTTCGATTATCTCGCCGAAGGATCGATGGGGATGATGGGGCGCGCGGCGCAGGCGAACCCTGAAGCCGGTTTCGGCAGCGATTTCCTCGACGTCCATGTCGGGCCGCATCTTGCCGAAATCCTTGGCAAGAAGGTGCGGGTGATCGCCAATGCCGGCGGGGTCAATCCGCAGGCGCTGGCCGATGCGCTGGCGCGGCAGGCCCGCGCCGCCGGCTTTTCCCCGCGCATCGGCGTGGTTGCGGGCGATGATCTGCGCGGCCGGCTCGATGAAATCCGTATGTCGGCGCCCGCCGACATGTTTTCGGGCGCGGCCTTCCCGGACAAGATTTTGAGCGCGAACGCCTATCTCGGCGCGTTCCCGATCGCCCGGTTGCTCGATGAAGGCGCCGATATCGTCATCACCGGCCGGGTCGTCGACAGCGCGGTCGTGCTGGGCGCCTTGATCCACGAATTTGGCTGGGGACCGGACGATCTCGATCTGATGGCGGCCGGCACCACGGCGGGCCATCTGCTCGAATGCGGGGCGCAGGTGACGGGGGGCACCTTCACCGATTGGCAGGATGTGCCGGGCTGGGCCGATATCGGTTTTCCGGTGGGCGAATGCCATGCCGATGGCAGCATCGTGATCACCAAGCCCGAAGGGACGGGGGGCCTTGTCAGCGTCGGCACGGTCGCCGAACAGATGCTCTACGAAGTCAGCGATCCGCAGGCTTATTATGTGCCCGACGTGACATGCGATTTTTCGGCGGTGAAGCTG encodes:
- a CDS encoding TetR/AcrR family transcriptional regulator; translation: MSARQNKTTDATRTARVPRTSRGEAARERIKEAARVVFNRVGYRKARVTDITDEAQVASGLFYRYFTDLREIAAELSGEMLAPLLDIESRLDPDAPDRLFEKLRVHHAIQSGNYLHNPGLIRAWVPLSEVSPEFLAKVHAGYQRYLEFLVTDRWPEPNEPRTPERARILMLGYAAVGAGEMPMTAYAAWHTKSLKPLGLEEEVLAEWLALLAYRMFTGRDPDSAVLRHRDAIATLPFMDRLA